The DNA region TTTAGTATTACAGATTTAGAATTTTGTGTGTTCTATGTTGTATTTgtatatgaataattataaaagatttgaatgtgtattttaaagtatttgttataatatatgctactatttaatttattatgtgctttaacattgatattattaattttgaaggattagaattgagtaaatatatattaggtatgattatatatatataaacttcatAAATAATAAACTCATACGAGTTTTCGAGTTAACTCGCGAGTTTAACAAAATGACGTCTTTTgagcaaaaatgaaaaaaaaaaacataaactcGCTAACTCATGAGTTTGATCGAGTCTAGCCGAGTTAACTTGAGGATTTAACAACAATGATTTTTGTTATATACTTAAAAGATGAGTACTTTGATCctgaattttaaaaaagattcgaGGAAAATTAATAGATGTGCAAAATTAATAGATGTGCTATTAATAAGTTTAAAATTGGAGATTCAAAgtataaaaataagttaaaaatcctaatttaactaattgaaaatgatgattgaatttgaaaagaatTAGAGTTTTAAAATTGAAGAAGGAGAAGTGTATTTGATGGAGACAATAAAAATGATAAAGTTACTTAGTAAATCTGAGAGCTCTTTTACTATGCATTTAAACATCAGTTAATCATTCTTTATCCGGCATCTTTGATACACAGTACtccatatatttaaaaaaatcatataaaaataatatttagaattaaaaattaaaaacttgttttaatataaaaaacagataaaatttatttaaaaaattccaaatttaataaaatcataaaatttttccTCCATCGTTGTGTTTGTAGTCGATAGTATTATTTTAAGTAGagttaattatatattgttgaagtTATATTGAATGTTAAATTGTCAAATGTTAATCATTTTAGTTATGTAGAGTTAAAGATTTATATAAATATAGCACTATTGCAGCTTTGTTAACTACACTGATTTAGTAttgctaatttagaatttttaatcttGTGTGTATTTTATGTTGTATTTGTATAAGAATAATTGTAGAggatttaaatatgtattttaaagtaTTTGTTATAACGTGtgctactattttaatttattatatgctttaaaattgatattattaattttaaagggtTAAAATTGAGTATAGATATATTatgtttgatatatatatatatatatatatatatatatatatatatatatatatatatatatatatatatatatatatatatatatataaactttttaACAGGTGAAGTTAACTCACGAGTCGAGTCTAAGCCAAGACTCCCAAGTTTGACAACTTTGCTATACAAGGTTATAGGGATTGGTTACCAATAGAGGAGTACTTTGATCCTagaaaaaatatgagaaaaaaaattttaagaaagcgAAAGCTAAAAAATTAATAGATGtcctattaataaatttaaaatcctaaCCTAACTAATTAAAAATGGTGATTGAATTCGAGAGGAATtagagttttaaaattaaagaagaaaaagaatatttgaagctgatgaaaataatatttttatcaaattttaagagaaatatagcgtcaattaaaaaaaaaagacaacgtAAATTCTAAATCTCTAATTAGTAGAAGGATAATTTATcagtaatcatatatatatatatatatatatatatatatcacaagaGATATACATTTAAACATCAGTTAACCACTTCTTTAAACAGCATCTTTGATACACGTACTCTCTATGTATTTCAAAAAAAAacatgtaaaaataatatttaggattaaaaattaaaaacttgttttaatataaaaaacagataaaatttacttaaaaaattcCGAACTTAGTAAAATGCATAGAATTTTACCTCCATCCTTGTGTTTGTAGTCAAAAGTATTGTTGCGTGGAGAAAACTTTAATCGTTTCGGATCAGAATCCAGATCGATCTGATTTGCATAAACTTGATTTTCAACTTGCTGACAAGAATAAGTACTGCATTCACCTAATTTATCTTTTGACGGTTTTAAATCCACAAATTGTTGGCACATTGACAATGCTCCGAGTTTTGAATTGAGTTTTTCATCCGAACTCTCTTTCTGAACATTATTATCGTTAACACCACCACCAATACTCGGGAGAGCAACAATGTTGATGCAGTTATCTTTCCTTTCATTATATGGCTGATCCGGTGTCATAATTAATGGTAGAGAAAGatattgttgttgctgctgttgttGCTGCAGGTGGTATTGTTCTTGTTGTTTGAAATAAGCGATCCACCTCTGCACGTTGTGTAACTCGGCATTGACCTTAGCTAGATGATCTTGATACAAATGAATGATACTTAAACAACCCCCTACTGGAAACTGTGCACGCATATCGGACTCGAATATAATTGATTGCATGCACTCATCCCGCTGTTCTGGTTTGATCTTGCTGAGAATCCTCGTCATGTTGCAAACACCAAACAAACGATGTGCGTTGGTGAATGTTGTAGGTTTATCTGATGGGAAATAAGGGGAGAGAATGCAATCCTTAGTGCACCTTCGTCTTTGGAATTTGCAAGCAGCACAAGCCTTGTTTGCACCTCCCTTGTTATTAATATTGCTTTTTATTTCTGAAGGCCATGACATAGTGATGATCTTTTCATAGCCGACTAATAAAATTTGAACAAATTAACTAACCTATACTAACTCCGTATAATaatttattgtgtatatatatatataatatatatatatatatatatacaaatgaaAACGTGCCTACTAAAAGTGAATCACGGGAGTGATATTTGAATTTAAGATCTGGTAAACACAAAGGATATCTGTTTAAAACAGAAATTACAGACTCGTTCAAATTTAGAATTTACGTACTTGACTTTATTTCCCTATTAGATGACTAATTCTTTACGCAATCAGATGGATTTTTCAATAAAAGATATTAAATTTTtggaaagaaataaaatatttatttaatatttatcataAACTACTAAGGAATATTTACAGATTGGATCGGAAGAATAcaaataaatttaattgaattagtttattgaatttaaaaaattaaattttaaaattttataatagatataatatattttttagttttaaaatttcttaaaattatctctaatatttaatttaattttatctttaacaaTTTAATAAATTTCAATTCTTTTATTACCGTGaattataactaattatttttttcttttaattttacctttaatcaaattttaattttaaccctaattcatttaaaaattttaatctaatTGCTCCATGAGCCTCATCTTCCATCGTCTCATCGTTTTCTTCTTTATCATCACTATCGCCATCTCTCCTCTACCAGCACCCACACACATTTCCACCGCCACTGATAAAGGGCCTTTCGATGGTGCTGCCACCAAAGGAGACCACAACTTGTTGTTGCCGTCAATAATTCTCCTGACTCTGAGGGTTTCAATCCCAACACTTGTACTGAAATCTTTCCCCATCTTCTCTACTGTCGTCTGTCGCGCACGTTTTCTCTCCCACGCCCTCCTCACCCGCGTTCCCCACTCCGATGGCCGCATCGGCATCGTCGCCGCCATCCTTGTCGCCGCCGATGCGGTCTAAATCGACACCACAAACGGTTGCAACAACGTCGACCGACTTGCGGAAAATCGACGGCAATCGGAGGATCCATCGACCTCAACGCCAGCATCAACAACCCCAAACCCGTCACCAGCGCACACAACACCACACAACATTCGCctccttcttcctccatatctcatcttttctctggaattttttttttggttatttttgcaGCATCTCAACAAGTTTAGCTTAGCATAGCTATCTTTGTGTGTCTGTTAAGATGGATTTAAAATGTGgggttgtgttttttttttctttcttttcaatttgttaattttgttgtttGTTGGGAAAGAAGAATGTTAGTAGAGAAAAAATGGTGATGATGATGGTAACTTGGTAAGGAAGAAAAGGATGAGATAATCCAAGGAGAGTGTGTGAGTCTGACGGAAGTTGGGGTCAGATTATAATTTTTGAGTAGATTACAAATTTGgagattaaaattagaattttagttAATgctaaaactgaaaataaaagtgattaattattgatattaaacgttatggtaaaattaaaatttattaaaacgttaaaaataaactaaattaaatattaaatataattttaaaatattttaaaaatgttaagtgacaaaaaatatattttatttttttattattaaaaaatataaataaatctaagttgataaaataaataaataactaatcatattatatatacattaaaaaattagttaggtTATATTTGTTTGGCAAATGCTGTTTGGCGGCTTAATTTTATGGAAATAGGGTGCATGTGTGTGCTTTGCTTCGATCTGGATTTGTGGGGGGTAGACATATATGTGGGACAGTTTTTTGTCAGTGTTAGCAGATAAAACTCGGACCGTGCGTGTTTTTTGGTTTTAGATATTTTAATAACAAATCACACGGTCCGATTTGTTTGGTAATGAGCTAAAAAATCGCATTGTTGAAATCGGACCCAACGATTTCATAACGAAAGAATTTGACTACATATCGCAAGATCCGAGTTGGTAGATGAGAAAAAGAGTTGGGGAACATTGAACTCGGACCCTCCATTTTGTGAAACAGTAAGGCGAACTCGGATGGTCTGAATTCGTGtcctttttttttgttcatgTTTGACCTAGTCGAAGGGTCCGAATTCGTTAAAGATGTTGGTATAAAAGTGTGAAGTGAACTGGTGAGAGCTTAGTTGCTTCTTCTGTTTCTTCTATCTGGTTTTTCctcttctaattttaaaattttagtagttAAGACTAATGTTATGCTTCTTTTGGGGTAAGCAAAAAAAATGAGTGATAGAGtattactaaaaatatactattttggtcagattttgttacaaacgactgaaggagtaaaatttatttatgaaaatccAGTAGATGTTGTTATTCCTTTTATTATCTCATTTGAAGAGCTGAAAGGTGTAACATGTGAAAAGATTGATTCTGAGAGGGCAAGAAAGATATCGTGTATACTATACAGATATCCCATATCGGTGTTTGGTGGATTCGTCCAGTATCAAACCAAATATGTGACGGACGAAGCGAGCATGcaggagatgttttcaatgtatattgaaaaccAGTCTCAGATctcgttcatcgagttgtatattgagtttgaacaatctgaGGCTGATCGGAATATTCTACGCgaagattataatagtgacagtgaagaagagttcgaaagcaacTATGAATTTGTTGCTTCagatggagatgaagatcaaggtgaCGGAACCATGGCCCCAGATGTGACAGAAGTGGCAAATGCACTCGCGAACGAAGTGCCGTTTGAGGAACCATCTTTCATGCGAGTTTTAgacttggaagccatgcatgttccgGAATTTCCAGAATATATGACTGCAGGTATGTAATCGTGGTGTTAGTCTTTTTTAAGTTAGACATTGATTGAGTTATGAATaagctattttttatttaacgttATTTAGCATTATTTAATCATGCGTTGAATGTCGTAGTTGTCAGTCTCGAACCGGTTCTCGAACCGTTCAGGtgtatttgtttattttacttttatatgccacaattattaattaaaaaataataattaaattgtcTACAATATGATTATTATGGATTGCATGAGTTTGTAATTATTATATGCATAGGTTCTATCCTTTTTACGGTTCAAACCCCAAGAACCGGAACGGACCAATCCGGTTTGTTTGTTTTGTCGGTTGAAAAAGCCGAACCGGTCCAGTTTGGTTGGTTTGCCGGTCGAACCGGCCAGTCCTGTATAGTTTTTAAATTTGCTGCTGATGTTCCTATTTTGTCTAGAGTGACATCATAACATGTTGTTAGGTTTGGAATTATAACATACTGGatttagtgaaatttgatttacttttacaATCGTTTTTGAAATATCTGCGTGATAATGAAATTTTTTCTGTGCTTGTTGTCCCACAAGAAATTCCTATTGTCGCAGACGGTGAATTTTCCGTAGGTATGGAGTTCAGTTCTAGAGAAGCTGTTATTAAGGCGGTAAAAGACTATAACATATGACAAAGCGTAGACTACCGGGTATATGAGTCTGAGCCATGGAAAACTGCGGGGTACATTGTAACATAATATTACCTATTTGCTAGTGGAAAACTGTGGAGTTCTCTAGGAAGCGGCGATAGATATGGCAGTCGGATCCAAGCCAaccgaggagaagtgttagtggaCCATCTATTTCCTTACAGTTATAACGAGATGCCCTGCATAACGTCCTGTAAAGGTGTGCTAGGCATGCCGAGCCCCAACTATACTGTCCAATATTGACAAAGTCACGAAGTAAGGGTAGAAATTTCCAGTGGACACCTGCCCCTGACTTATCCCCAAACAAGATTGTTCTGATCAACAATATAATGTGGCACCTCACATACCTCTGTATATTTATTTCATCAGTCAATTCTAAATTTTGTTTTAGATTCCGCAGCCACGTCAGTTTTATGCAGCTAGATCTATAGTCC from Arachis hypogaea cultivar Tifrunner chromosome 10, arahy.Tifrunner.gnm2.J5K5, whole genome shotgun sequence includes:
- the LOC112717910 gene encoding LOB domain-containing protein 27-like; protein product: MSWPSEIKSNINNKGGANKACAACKFQRRRCTKDCILSPYFPSDKPTTFTNAHRLFGVCNMTRILSKIKPEQRDECMQSIIFESDMRAQFPVGGCLSIIHLYQDHLAKVNAELHNVQRWIAYFKQQEQYHLQQQQQQQQYLSLPLIMTPDQPYNERKDNCINIVALPSIGGGVNDNNVQKESSDEKLNSKLGALSMCQQFVDLKPSKDKLGECSTYSCQQVENQVYANQIDLDSDPKRLKFSPRNNTFDYKHKDGVSMENILREGKQHRMHKEQATSNE